From a single Candidatus Hydrogenedentota bacterium genomic region:
- a CDS encoding sulfatase-like hydrolase/transferase — translation MNRREFLLRSLGAGSAAVGCAAYSRRTKAASETPNIVLILADDLGYECLGCYGSASYQTPVLDSLARTGIRFERCHAQPLCTPSRVKLMTGKHNFRNYKAFGVLDPGEYTFAHLLKQRGYAACVAGKWQLYGRQQGWEGKGSMPEQAGFDEYCLWQVKELGERYANPTVLRNGMLETLEGAYGPDVYSDAIIDFIKRHRGKPFFAYYPMCLVHNPFEPTPDSPEWDTARGQQDDKYFDDMVAYMDKTVGRIVDALAELGLRENTLLLFTGDNGTNQRISSKMRDGSLISGAKGLTLDTGTHVPLIANWPGVIPEGRVCGDLIDFADFLPTFAEVAGGALPREQVVDGRSFLPQLLGQKGNPHEALLCYYDPRWGNRERACFARDKEWKLYDNGRLFNVKDDPLEQHPISGEIQGAAAARAKLEKVLEIVP, via the coding sequence ATGAACCGGCGCGAGTTTCTTCTGCGTTCGCTAGGTGCAGGATCGGCTGCGGTGGGATGTGCGGCGTATTCTCGCCGGACGAAAGCAGCGTCCGAGACGCCCAATATCGTCCTCATCCTGGCCGACGATCTCGGATACGAGTGCCTGGGCTGCTACGGTAGCGCGTCGTACCAGACGCCAGTCCTGGATTCGCTGGCGAGGACGGGCATCCGATTCGAGCGCTGCCATGCGCAGCCGTTGTGCACCCCGTCGCGCGTGAAGCTCATGACCGGCAAGCACAACTTCCGCAATTACAAGGCCTTCGGCGTTCTGGACCCCGGCGAATACACTTTTGCCCATCTGCTCAAGCAGCGGGGGTACGCCGCCTGTGTTGCCGGCAAATGGCAGTTGTACGGCCGCCAACAAGGGTGGGAGGGCAAGGGTTCGATGCCCGAACAGGCCGGTTTCGACGAGTATTGCCTGTGGCAGGTGAAAGAGTTGGGCGAACGCTACGCGAATCCTACTGTCCTGCGCAACGGGATGCTCGAAACCCTTGAGGGCGCCTACGGGCCAGACGTGTATAGTGATGCGATCATCGACTTCATCAAGCGGCATCGCGGGAAACCGTTCTTCGCGTACTATCCCATGTGCCTCGTGCATAACCCGTTTGAGCCTACCCCCGACAGCCCCGAGTGGGACACGGCACGCGGACAGCAGGACGACAAGTACTTTGACGACATGGTGGCCTACATGGACAAGACCGTGGGGCGCATCGTGGATGCGTTGGCCGAGCTCGGCCTGCGCGAGAACACCTTGCTGCTTTTCACGGGCGACAACGGAACCAACCAGCGCATCTCTTCGAAGATGCGCGACGGCAGCCTTATTTCAGGCGCCAAGGGCCTCACTCTGGATACGGGCACGCACGTACCGCTTATCGCCAACTGGCCGGGCGTTATTCCCGAAGGACGGGTCTGCGGCGACCTCATCGATTTCGCCGACTTTCTGCCGACCTTTGCGGAAGTGGCCGGCGGAGCGCTGCCTCGAGAGCAGGTGGTTGATGGACGGAGTTTCCTGCCGCAATTGCTCGGCCAGAAGGGCAATCCGCACGAAGCGCTACTTTGCTATTACGACCCCCGATGGGGCAATCGGGAGCGCGCGTGCTTCGCCCGCGACAAGGAATGGAAGCTTTATGACAACGGCCGCCTCTTCAATGTGAAAGACGACCCGCTCGAACAACATCCGATATCGGGCGAAATCCAGGGAGCGGCGGCGGCCCGCGCCAAACTCGAAAAGGTGCTCGAGATTGTCCCGTGA
- a CDS encoding carbohydrate ABC transporter permease, with translation MANEQLQRRWRQLVGVLWRAGLMLILLTTFFPFLFMLMTSFKDTHQFYHSFWLPAWPVRFENYAGALTDMHAYIANSIFVTAVSISGILLFGSISGFVFARYRFPGREVIYYGMISMMMIPGVLLLVPSFLWVKQLGLLDSYVVMILPYIAGGQILGIYLLRGFFSQIDNDLFEAAQVDGAGLLRQLWHVGLPLAKPVLGVVAIVSALGVWNQFLWPLVTTSSEEVMVLTVGMLRYNSRVAGQYGRMFAGYTVSAIPLGILFLFATRVFMKGITAGALKA, from the coding sequence ATGGCGAACGAACAGCTCCAGAGACGGTGGCGGCAGCTTGTGGGCGTGCTATGGCGGGCGGGTCTCATGCTCATCCTGCTGACAACGTTCTTCCCATTCTTGTTCATGCTCATGACGTCCTTCAAAGACACACACCAGTTTTACCATTCGTTCTGGCTCCCCGCGTGGCCCGTCCGCTTTGAGAACTACGCGGGAGCGTTGACCGACATGCATGCGTATATCGCCAACAGCATCTTCGTGACGGCCGTCAGCATCTCGGGCATTCTGTTGTTCGGGTCGATCTCGGGATTTGTGTTCGCGCGCTACCGGTTCCCCGGACGCGAGGTCATTTACTACGGCATGATCTCGATGATGATGATCCCCGGAGTGCTGTTGCTCGTGCCGTCGTTTCTGTGGGTGAAACAGCTGGGGCTGCTTGACTCGTATGTGGTGATGATCCTCCCCTATATAGCGGGCGGACAGATCCTCGGCATCTACCTCCTTCGCGGATTCTTCAGCCAGATTGACAACGACCTGTTCGAGGCCGCCCAGGTCGACGGCGCGGGACTGCTCCGCCAGCTCTGGCACGTCGGCCTTCCCCTCGCCAAACCCGTGCTGGGCGTCGTCGCCATCGTCAGCGCCCTCGGCGTCTGGAACCAGTTCCTCTGGCCGCTCGTCACGACTTCCAGCGAAGAGGTCATGGTGCTCACCGTCGGCATGCTGCGCTACAACTCGCGCGTCGCTGGCCAGTACGGACGCATGTTCGCCGGGTACACTGTCTCAGCCATCCCCCTCGGCATCCTCTTCCTCTTCGCCACCCGCGTATTCATGAAAGGCATCACGGCAGGGGCGTTGAAGGCGTGA
- a CDS encoding restriction endonuclease: MAIPDYQSIMLPLLEYASDKKEHTRRQAVEVLADHFGITEDERRELLPSGRQPVFDNRVGWAGTYMKKAGLLESPRRSVFRITERGLEVLNQKPETVNVKFLDQFEEFQEFRAIRHEKDEGAIEEKDTDTTPEEALESAYQSLRQELASELLQQLKTSPPALFERTVVALLVGMGYGGSLKDAGKAIGKSGDEGIDGIINEDRLALDVIYVQAKRWGNTVGQPDIQKFAGALQGQRARKGVFITTSDFTREAYEYASRIDSKIILIDGEQLAQYMIDYDIGVTPMTSYQVKRLDTGYFSEE; this comes from the coding sequence ATGGCAATACCTGATTATCAATCAATAATGCTTCCCCTTCTTGAATATGCGAGCGACAAGAAGGAGCATACGCGTCGCCAAGCCGTCGAGGTTCTGGCTGATCATTTTGGTATCACGGAGGATGAGAGGCGGGAACTGCTTCCAAGTGGACGTCAACCGGTATTCGACAACAGGGTCGGCTGGGCGGGAACCTACATGAAGAAGGCGGGGCTATTGGAATCCCCCAGGCGTTCGGTTTTCCGGATCACCGAACGTGGACTTGAGGTTCTGAATCAGAAGCCGGAAACGGTCAACGTAAAGTTCCTCGACCAATTCGAGGAGTTCCAGGAATTTCGGGCGATCCGTCATGAGAAGGATGAGGGCGCGATAGAGGAAAAGGATACGGATACGACCCCAGAGGAAGCCCTCGAAAGCGCATATCAGAGCTTGCGGCAAGAACTGGCAAGCGAACTTCTCCAGCAACTGAAGACCAGCCCGCCCGCATTGTTCGAAAGGACAGTGGTCGCTCTCTTGGTCGGTATGGGCTACGGCGGCAGTCTGAAAGATGCCGGCAAGGCCATCGGCAAGAGCGGAGATGAGGGGATCGACGGAATCATCAATGAAGACAGGCTCGCACTAGACGTAATATACGTTCAGGCGAAGCGCTGGGGCAATACTGTTGGCCAGCCCGATATTCAGAAATTCGCCGGGGCTTTGCAGGGCCAACGCGCCCGGAAGGGCGTCTTTATCACTACTTCAGATTTCACCCGGGAGGCTTACGAGTACGCCTCGCGCATCGATTCGAAGATTATCCTCATTGATGGCGAACAGCTGGCTCAATACATGATTGATTACGATATCGGCGTGACACCAATGACTTCCTATCAGGTCAAGCGGCTTGATACCGGCTACTTCTCTGAGGAATGA
- a CDS encoding ABC transporter substrate-binding protein, translated as MSRFPGLETGLPKIGRPFRSAAGYAVASVFLFACCLLCVLATGCRRETAASPRGDGNRAAGGVIRVDLNVYNPGTIPSGIGEPNKVSAELAEEWQAKRKGPKIRYQPLINTGSSEGEWLKTQLIGGVAPEIIHMNAEIAWPDVGKGWYVALDPYIERPNPYVEGNKRWFDIFSNQDMLSGKRAPDGKLYCIPLDIVETGVFYNKDLFAKAGITEFPQTWDEMEKALGRFKEMNIIPMTSGGNLGSDWGQDIIFEMLYHNIMPDLDLIPSRPDAESYLGHYLEPREAGFLFTKGFFSTRDPRWREMNRILLEWRGYWAKELKNSDPLRLFVTQRLATLWDGSWSIRRMVTDPYIDFQWGIAYIPTITQATSPYASGSPASIIGGGAVQLHVSNSAIINGNLEDCIDYLMFLTAPRNIERLASEALVFIPNIKGAKMDPRLKPFNEIFQRQRCAVKWLDSFDGEYKKYWRRMLDYYLNGGVELDEFLVMLEGNFAKWVEAHRGEPGWDFAPLEEAWKPREAVLVRELKQSG; from the coding sequence GTGAGCCGATTCCCGGGTCTGGAAACCGGACTACCCAAGATAGGCCGCCCGTTCCGCAGCGCCGCGGGCTATGCCGTGGCGTCCGTGTTCCTGTTTGCCTGCTGCCTGCTGTGCGTCCTGGCAACCGGATGCCGCAGAGAAACCGCTGCGAGCCCGCGGGGAGACGGCAACAGAGCGGCGGGCGGGGTCATCCGCGTAGACCTCAATGTCTACAATCCCGGTACGATACCCTCGGGCATCGGCGAACCCAACAAAGTGTCGGCCGAACTCGCCGAGGAGTGGCAGGCAAAGCGCAAAGGACCCAAGATCCGTTACCAGCCCCTCATCAACACCGGCAGCAGTGAGGGGGAATGGCTCAAGACCCAGCTTATCGGCGGGGTTGCGCCCGAGATCATCCACATGAACGCCGAGATCGCGTGGCCGGATGTCGGCAAGGGCTGGTATGTAGCACTGGATCCCTATATCGAGCGGCCGAACCCCTACGTCGAGGGCAACAAACGCTGGTTCGATATCTTCAGCAACCAGGACATGCTCAGTGGCAAGCGCGCTCCCGACGGCAAGCTGTATTGCATCCCGCTCGACATCGTGGAAACGGGCGTCTTTTACAACAAGGACCTTTTCGCCAAGGCCGGGATTACCGAGTTTCCGCAGACGTGGGACGAGATGGAAAAGGCCTTGGGCCGGTTCAAGGAAATGAACATCATCCCCATGACCTCGGGCGGCAATCTGGGGTCCGATTGGGGACAGGACATCATCTTCGAGATGCTCTACCACAACATCATGCCTGACTTGGACCTGATACCGTCGCGCCCGGATGCCGAGAGCTATCTCGGGCACTATCTCGAGCCCCGCGAAGCCGGATTCCTGTTCACAAAGGGCTTCTTTTCGACCCGTGACCCCAGATGGCGCGAGATGAACCGCATTCTGCTCGAGTGGCGCGGGTATTGGGCCAAGGAATTGAAGAACAGCGACCCACTCCGCCTGTTTGTCACCCAGCGTCTCGCCACGCTGTGGGACGGGTCGTGGTCCATCCGCCGCATGGTCACGGACCCCTACATCGATTTCCAGTGGGGCATCGCCTACATCCCGACCATCACGCAGGCGACGAGCCCGTACGCTTCTGGCTCGCCAGCGTCCATCATCGGGGGCGGCGCGGTGCAGTTGCACGTCTCCAACAGCGCGATCATCAACGGCAATCTTGAGGACTGCATTGATTACCTGATGTTCCTGACCGCGCCGCGGAATATCGAGCGGCTGGCTTCGGAGGCTCTCGTATTCATCCCGAATATCAAGGGAGCAAAGATGGATCCGCGCCTGAAACCTTTCAACGAGATCTTCCAGCGCCAGCGCTGCGCCGTCAAGTGGCTCGATTCGTTCGACGGAGAATACAAGAAGTATTGGCGGCGCATGCTTGATTATTACCTCAACGGCGGCGTTGAACTGGACGAATTCCTCGTCATGCTCGAAGGCAACTTTGCCAAGTGGGTCGAGGCTCACCGCGGCGAGCCCGGCTGGGATTTCGCGCCGCTCGAGGAAGCGTGGAAACCAAGGGAAGCGGTCTTAGTCCGTGAACTCAAACAATCCGGATAA
- a CDS encoding ATP-binding protein has protein sequence MTSVPHDEAFWLSAAAPEELRRIVDALYRAHRLLSAITDLDVLLERILEETKQVACAEACSLLLYDTHSQELYFRIALGEGGDLQTLKREIRLKLGQGIAGTAAARRESVNVIDVKTDGRFYALADQRSNFQTRNLLAIPLIDRDELVGVVEAVNKIGGPHFTDIDLRVMQMFSVLTATALANARLIEENLRAERLAALGQAVAGMSHHTKNILAGMTSSVDLIDQGLQLGNQEFLNQSWPVFKRCTERISNFVEDMLAYSKPRVPMRRPCDVKAIIQDASETFQGLLVVKKVQLDVDTSRLKHRANVDERAIYRCILNLLTNAADAVPREGGRICISAGTCPGDALCLEVSDNGPGIAENIRNTVFDPFFSTKGSEGTGLGLAVTRKIIEEHGGTVEIDTAPEGGALFRIRIPS, from the coding sequence ATGACGTCCGTACCGCACGATGAGGCATTCTGGCTTTCCGCGGCGGCGCCTGAAGAACTCCGCCGCATCGTGGATGCCTTGTACCGCGCGCATCGGCTGCTATCGGCGATCACGGACCTCGACGTCCTGCTGGAACGCATCCTCGAAGAGACTAAGCAGGTAGCTTGCGCCGAAGCCTGTTCACTTCTCTTGTACGATACCCACAGCCAAGAATTGTATTTCCGAATTGCGCTGGGGGAGGGCGGCGACCTTCAGACCCTGAAACGCGAAATCCGTCTCAAACTTGGTCAGGGCATCGCCGGGACCGCGGCGGCCAGGCGCGAATCCGTGAACGTCATCGACGTGAAAACCGATGGGCGTTTCTACGCCCTTGCGGACCAGCGCTCCAACTTCCAGACCCGTAATCTTCTGGCCATCCCCTTGATTGATCGCGATGAACTTGTCGGAGTGGTTGAGGCTGTAAACAAGATTGGAGGCCCGCATTTCACGGATATCGACCTCCGCGTGATGCAGATGTTTTCGGTCCTCACGGCCACCGCGCTGGCAAATGCCCGCCTGATCGAGGAAAACCTCCGGGCTGAGCGGCTCGCCGCCCTGGGCCAGGCCGTCGCCGGCATGTCACACCATACCAAGAATATCCTCGCGGGTATGACAAGCAGCGTTGACCTCATTGACCAGGGGCTGCAGCTGGGCAACCAGGAGTTCTTGAACCAGAGCTGGCCCGTTTTCAAGCGGTGCACCGAGCGCATCTCAAATTTCGTCGAAGACATGCTGGCATACTCGAAACCGCGAGTGCCCATGCGCAGGCCGTGCGATGTGAAGGCGATCATTCAAGACGCATCGGAAACGTTTCAAGGATTGCTCGTTGTCAAGAAAGTGCAGCTCGATGTAGACACCAGCCGTCTGAAACACCGCGCCAATGTGGACGAAAGGGCCATCTACCGCTGTATCCTGAACCTCTTGACCAACGCGGCCGACGCAGTTCCGCGCGAAGGCGGGCGCATCTGCATATCGGCGGGCACCTGTCCCGGCGATGCGTTGTGCCTGGAAGTCAGCGACAACGGCCCGGGCATCGCGGAGAATATCCGCAATACTGTGTTTGACCCCTTCTTCTCGACAAAAGGGTCCGAGGGGACCGGGCTCGGGCTTGCCGTTACCAGAAAGATCATCGAGGAACACGGGGGAACTGTCGAAATCGATACCGCGCCCGAAGGGGGCGCCCTTTTCAGGATACGCATTCCCTCATAA
- a CDS encoding HD domain-containing protein — MRSMDLSDDAGLLAAAKYALAHDDDPAHAFQVCRLAVRLFEQTTAAHGLSSHDKRILAAAALLHDLGWTTRPEAHQKGSRDIILQATLPGFDEETIKMIASVARYHGKTYPANTHKIYRDLSETAQAEVKKLAAILRIADGLDRTHAGTVKSLEARLKADVLTIAVRQEPRSAIDIMGANRKKGLFEDLFKVKVVIQD, encoded by the coding sequence ATGCGCTCCATGGACCTGTCGGATGATGCCGGTCTTCTTGCTGCGGCAAAATACGCGCTCGCGCATGATGACGATCCTGCGCATGCGTTCCAGGTATGCCGCCTGGCGGTGCGGTTGTTCGAACAAACCACGGCCGCGCACGGCTTATCGAGCCATGACAAGCGAATCCTCGCTGCGGCGGCCCTTTTGCATGACCTCGGCTGGACGACCCGCCCGGAGGCGCATCAAAAGGGCTCGCGCGACATCATCCTTCAAGCGACTCTCCCTGGTTTTGACGAAGAAACAATCAAGATGATCGCCTCGGTTGCCCGCTACCACGGAAAGACATATCCCGCAAATACGCATAAGATTTATCGGGATTTGAGCGAGACCGCTCAGGCTGAGGTCAAGAAGCTGGCCGCAATTCTGCGAATTGCCGACGGGCTTGACCGCACCCATGCGGGGACCGTCAAATCCCTTGAGGCACGTCTCAAAGCAGACGTGCTTACCATCGCGGTCAGACAAGAGCCGCGCAGCGCCATCGACATCATGGGGGCTAACCGCAAAAAGGGCCTGTTCGAGGACCTCTTCAAGGTCAAGGTCGTCATTCAAGACTAA
- a CDS encoding sugar ABC transporter permease, whose translation MNSNNPDNAAATRGHGARNVKRRRAGQPPLALVYGLLLAPVAFLLTFNYIPAVSALYHAFTKWDIGGESTWIWLANFTELARDPVFHKSIVNIAKLGAFVFVANLTVPFVVAEMIFHLKSERWSYLCRVAVVLPMIVPGVVTFMLWGYIYSDAGILTELLVSLGRYDWVHGWLSDPKTALWAVAFVGFPFAGGFNILIYYAGLANIPGSVLEAAELDGLGALGRIARIHIPLVLQQVKLLVVVTVIGVVNGFESIYILTLDGGPGYETTVPGLYMYLNGFSYQRMGYACAIGLLMLLFLLAFTLTLNRFMRTESYEPET comes from the coding sequence GTGAACTCAAACAATCCGGATAACGCGGCTGCTACACGCGGCCATGGAGCGCGAAACGTCAAGCGCCGAAGGGCGGGCCAACCGCCTCTTGCGCTGGTTTACGGTCTGCTGCTGGCGCCCGTAGCGTTCCTGCTGACGTTTAACTACATCCCGGCCGTCTCCGCCCTCTACCATGCCTTCACGAAGTGGGATATCGGCGGCGAGAGCACCTGGATCTGGCTGGCCAATTTCACTGAACTCGCCCGTGATCCCGTTTTTCACAAGAGCATCGTCAATATCGCCAAACTGGGCGCGTTTGTCTTCGTCGCGAACCTCACCGTGCCATTTGTCGTTGCGGAGATGATATTCCATCTGAAATCGGAGCGGTGGAGCTATCTCTGCCGGGTGGCCGTGGTCTTGCCGATGATCGTACCCGGAGTGGTGACGTTCATGCTCTGGGGATATATCTACTCCGATGCCGGAATCCTGACGGAACTGCTGGTGAGCCTCGGCCGGTACGATTGGGTCCACGGATGGCTCTCGGACCCGAAAACAGCGCTGTGGGCCGTAGCGTTCGTGGGATTCCCTTTTGCGGGGGGCTTCAACATCCTGATTTATTACGCGGGGCTGGCCAACATTCCGGGAAGCGTTCTCGAAGCGGCCGAGTTGGACGGGCTTGGCGCGCTGGGCCGCATCGCGCGCATCCATATCCCGCTCGTGCTGCAGCAGGTCAAACTGCTCGTGGTGGTGACCGTGATCGGCGTCGTGAACGGGTTCGAATCGATTTACATCCTGACACTGGACGGCGGGCCCGGCTACGAGACCACGGTGCCCGGCTTGTACATGTATCTGAACGGGTTCAGCTATCAGCGCATGGGGTACGCCTGCGCCATCGGCCTGCTCATGCTGCTGTTTCTCCTGGCGTTCACGTTGACCTTGAACCGTTTCATGCGGACCGAGAGTTACGAACCGGAGACCTGA
- a CDS encoding endonuclease/exonuclease/phosphatase family protein has translation MLTRLCLFSSLCALACIAQAEPFDLGVMSFNIRYGSANDGDNSWEHRRDIVVNMMQARSPDIVGMQECLDFQADYITEKLPQYRWFGVGREADASGERMAVLYKWKQFSPLEVTNFWLSETPEVPGSRSWDSACPRMVTAARFYHHRTRQCFVFCNTHFDHRSEAARQGAAQVLLKYVTSLGQAMPVIVTADFNSKAGDSVAWRTLVQGDIRDAWLVADKTAGPPVTFGGFGPPEPGADARIDWVLVRGPIAVTHCETVLDQEGGRYVSDHFPVAARLRIAP, from the coding sequence GTGCTGACGCGACTATGCCTGTTCAGTTCTCTGTGTGCCTTGGCGTGTATAGCCCAAGCCGAGCCATTTGACCTGGGTGTCATGTCCTTCAACATCCGGTACGGAAGCGCAAATGACGGCGACAACTCCTGGGAACATCGCAGAGACATCGTGGTGAATATGATGCAAGCGCGTTCGCCCGATATTGTTGGCATGCAAGAATGTCTCGATTTTCAGGCCGACTACATTACCGAGAAGCTGCCGCAATACCGCTGGTTCGGCGTGGGGCGCGAAGCAGACGCCTCGGGCGAACGCATGGCTGTCCTTTACAAGTGGAAACAGTTCAGTCCTCTCGAGGTCACCAATTTCTGGCTTTCGGAGACCCCCGAGGTCCCGGGCAGCAGGTCGTGGGACAGCGCGTGCCCGCGCATGGTCACCGCGGCCCGGTTCTACCACCATCGCACGCGCCAGTGCTTTGTCTTCTGCAACACCCATTTTGACCACCGAAGTGAAGCAGCGCGCCAGGGGGCTGCGCAAGTACTCTTGAAATACGTGACATCCCTCGGCCAAGCCATGCCCGTCATCGTCACCGCCGATTTCAACTCGAAGGCCGGGGATTCCGTCGCGTGGCGCACGCTCGTGCAAGGCGATATTCGAGATGCCTGGCTTGTGGCCGACAAGACTGCCGGCCCGCCCGTCACCTTTGGCGGGTTTGGGCCTCCCGAACCGGGCGCTGACGCCCGCATCGACTGGGTGCTCGTCCGTGGACCTATCGCCGTCACGCATTGCGAGACCGTGCTCGACCAAGAAGGCGGACGCTACGTTTCCGACCATTTCCCCGTCGCCGCGCGTCTTAGAATCGCGCCATGA
- a CDS encoding tetratricopeptide repeat protein → MAELQKIETYLIEHPEDHAQRWNLTKKLYMACEYRDALSHLLILKRHIDWKLNHSRYLAATYYRLGRYDESIQELLSAISAWPNEIPIREQLARVYEVSQQTEDAIRVWQDILQLDTHHPIAAQTIQRLRTSPGEPSSENELRLNESDSGIDLAPGMMCPKCGARNSLEFDRCWQCHALLTGLGTPVPEIKKPPSPHSSARIWTLLIGLATVALLSAGVYITLKYAVSRPKAEAGLIVASSVDMLLDYEWFVPRVAVGCALLLAWPAILWLAAITCCDQPVPFLRILGVSLPACAVTYVLLWLPFHIVPLAFAAPLILTLIMIPIMFPVRFSRALVVWSVQGVLVLVSASGVIIAVIDVATLNHFDALRKLDETHAAEVPDGEYVFTVSKFPAAHTIAWKKTGSEWVDSMGQMALFTVTREGSDAPVTAEFLQAGHPMVSRPNATPPFRFNVKIAPVRNYELRLQSEDNTPVRVSISGLLLPEAIQR, encoded by the coding sequence ATGGCTGAACTTCAGAAAATCGAGACCTACCTGATCGAGCATCCGGAAGATCACGCTCAACGGTGGAACCTCACCAAGAAGCTTTACATGGCGTGTGAATATCGCGATGCCTTGTCGCATCTGCTGATCCTCAAGCGCCACATCGATTGGAAACTGAATCACAGCCGGTACCTTGCTGCAACATACTACCGTTTAGGACGGTACGACGAGTCGATCCAGGAACTGCTGTCGGCCATTTCCGCATGGCCCAACGAAATCCCAATTCGCGAACAGCTCGCTCGCGTCTACGAAGTCTCGCAACAGACCGAGGACGCCATTCGGGTCTGGCAGGATATTCTCCAGCTCGATACGCACCATCCGATCGCAGCCCAGACTATCCAACGGCTGCGTACAAGCCCCGGAGAGCCTTCCTCGGAGAATGAACTCCGCCTGAACGAAAGCGACAGCGGCATCGATCTCGCTCCCGGCATGATGTGTCCGAAGTGCGGCGCCCGCAACAGCCTGGAATTTGACCGCTGCTGGCAATGCCACGCGTTACTCACGGGTCTCGGCACGCCGGTTCCGGAGATCAAGAAACCGCCGTCACCCCACTCTTCCGCGAGGATATGGACCCTGCTCATCGGGCTCGCCACCGTTGCGCTTCTCTCGGCAGGGGTCTATATAACCCTCAAATACGCCGTTAGCCGTCCGAAAGCCGAGGCTGGGCTCATAGTTGCGTCGAGTGTGGACATGCTGCTGGATTATGAATGGTTCGTGCCGCGGGTGGCGGTGGGGTGTGCTCTGCTGCTCGCTTGGCCCGCAATCCTATGGCTGGCGGCGATCACGTGCTGCGATCAACCCGTCCCCTTTCTGCGTATCCTCGGCGTGAGCCTGCCGGCCTGCGCCGTAACGTACGTGCTTCTCTGGCTACCGTTCCACATAGTTCCTCTCGCGTTTGCAGCACCCCTGATTCTTACATTGATCATGATCCCCATCATGTTTCCGGTCCGGTTCTCCCGGGCTCTTGTTGTTTGGTCGGTTCAGGGCGTGCTCGTGCTCGTCTCAGCGTCCGGCGTGATCATAGCGGTCATCGATGTTGCCACCTTGAACCATTTCGATGCATTGCGAAAACTGGACGAGACCCACGCCGCCGAAGTGCCGGATGGCGAGTATGTCTTTACGGTATCCAAGTTTCCGGCTGCGCACACCATCGCATGGAAGAAGACCGGCTCCGAATGGGTCGACAGCATGGGGCAAATGGCGCTTTTCACCGTCACGCGCGAGGGTTCTGACGCTCCAGTGACGGCCGAGTTCTTGCAGGCCGGGCACCCGATGGTATCCCGCCCAAACGCAACGCCGCCGTTTCGGTTCAATGTCAAAATCGCCCCTGTCCGGAACTACGAGCTGCGTCTTCAGAGCGAAGACAACACACCCGTTCGGGTGAGCATTTCGGGACTGCTGCTGCCGGAAGCGATACAGCGGTAA
- a CDS encoding peptidylprolyl isomerase — MALIINGERVEDEFIAQVRNQLAYQHGSGNGVPEWEALGKDLDTFSKDMVIAQALIRQEAAKNGPAVSPKELDQELKRIRGEHESKEAYQERLREAGITEKQVRADIEQRMKVDRLLDVACKDIPQPTEAEIRAHYEENKALFRDPERVRASHIVKHIQGGTILDIQAAYSQMQDIHKGLKAGLSFEGAARRFSDCPENDGDLGYFARGAMVPEFDEVVFNLETGEISEVFQTPFGYHIAKVYDKVPAKERPYEAVVAHVRQTLVDARENAAIDAYTAQLREKAEIREE; from the coding sequence ATGGCGTTAATCATCAATGGCGAACGGGTGGAAGACGAGTTCATAGCGCAGGTCCGAAATCAACTGGCTTACCAGCACGGCTCGGGCAACGGCGTGCCAGAGTGGGAGGCCTTGGGCAAGGACCTGGATACCTTCTCGAAGGACATGGTGATTGCCCAGGCGCTCATTCGGCAGGAAGCCGCCAAGAACGGCCCCGCCGTATCCCCAAAAGAGCTGGACCAGGAACTCAAGCGTATCCGGGGGGAGCACGAGTCCAAGGAAGCGTATCAGGAACGCCTTCGCGAGGCCGGCATTACCGAGAAGCAGGTGCGGGCGGACATCGAACAGCGCATGAAGGTCGACAGACTCCTCGACGTGGCCTGCAAGGATATTCCGCAGCCCACGGAAGCGGAGATTCGAGCGCATTACGAGGAAAACAAGGCGCTGTTCCGGGATCCTGAGCGTGTTCGCGCGTCCCATATCGTGAAACACATTCAGGGAGGCACGATACTCGATATTCAGGCGGCGTATTCGCAGATGCAGGACATCCACAAGGGATTGAAGGCGGGATTGAGTTTCGAGGGTGCGGCCCGGCGCTTCTCGGACTGCCCGGAGAACGACGGCGACCTCGGCTACTTTGCCCGGGGCGCGATGGTGCCTGAGTTCGACGAGGTGGTGTTCAACCTGGAAACCGGCGAGATCAGCGAGGTCTTTCAGACCCCGTTCGGCTACCACATTGCGAAGGTCTACGACAAAGTCCCGGCCAAGGAACGTCCTTACGAGGCAGTCGTGGCGCACGTCCGGCAGACGCTGGTGGATGCGCGGGAAAACGCGGCCATCGACGCCTATACCGCCCAACTCCGCGAAAAGGCCGAGATTCGGGAGGAATAG